One part of the Acetoanaerobium sticklandii genome encodes these proteins:
- a CDS encoding thioredoxin family protein: MNSNNGYVFINSLEELESIKQNNVYILYFSSEDCNVCHSVFPKLLELNETAKLPIGRIDVNQNLEIAGQHLVFNIPTILIFNENSEVLRESRFIDFSKLERILNLLGDGED, translated from the coding sequence ATGAATTCAAATAATGGCTATGTATTTATAAATTCGTTGGAAGAATTAGAAAGTATAAAACAGAACAACGTATATATTTTGTATTTTAGCTCAGAAGATTGCAATGTATGTCATAGCGTATTTCCAAAGCTTCTTGAGCTTAATGAAACTGCTAAGCTACCTATAGGAAGGATTGATGTAAATCAAAATTTAGAGATAGCTGGACAGCATCTAGTGTTTAATATTCCAACTATATTAATTTTTAATGAAAATAGTGAAGTACTTAGGGAAAGCAGATTTATTGATTTTAGTAAGTTAGAGCGGATTTTAAATCTTTTAGGAGATGGAGAGGATTAG